agacgaagacccaacacagccataaataaattaattaattcattaaaaaaaaaatccattcctgATACTCTAAGCTGTGTATGTGGACAGTTAGTGTATCAGAAAGCAAAATACCTTTCATTCAATaatttaaacatatattaaacatttattatacatacaatataaacatatatagtaataaatatatatactcatatttattatatatatggatatacatttattaagcattaagCATTATTATAAAACACTGAGGATACAAACCTGAAGACAGCCCTTATCCTAACCTAAAGGGACTTATTTACAGTGAGAACACATGAAGATATTAAAGCATCATAGGTGCAATGAAGGACAACTGTACAGGAAACTACagcagtggaaagaaagaaaagaggaaatactGGGGACAGAGGGTAGGAGGTGACCAAGAAAGTCTTCACAGAGGAATTGCCTAATCATTTGACAGACTGAGTCTTAAAGAATGAACACATATTACCACCCAATACACTTCTGGATTTGtttgagcaagaaataaatgtttattgtgttaaaaaaaatgaacacatattTGCCAACTGGACTGAGGTGGGGAGGACATGAGCAAAGGCAATAGGAATAAAACTTAAGACTGCAAGCAGTTTCATATGGTTAGGAAAGAGGTAGAGGTAGAggtatattatttatattgtaCTCCTGGCTTTCAATGAGGTTTGGTAAAAACAGTAGCCAAATGGATGTGTTTAATCCTCTATAAAATCACTGTTGCAGACTCTCTTATGTCTCTGTCATCTTTTCCTAAAAATCTAtgtgacagggacttccctggtggtccagtgggtaagactccacgctcccaatggagggggcccgggttcaatccctggttggggaactagatcccacatgcatgccacaactaagagttcgcatgctgcaactaaagatcctgcatgccgcaactaaacatgccacaacgaagatcctgcatgctgcaactaagacccggcacagccaaaataaattaaaaaaaaaaaatctaagtgaaaaactcttttttaatctttgtctCTCATGAAGACATCATACCCTTCCTCTTTCAGGCAATAAAAACTAGCTCATGATTTCTCCCTACTTTTCATTAAGAAGTTCAAAGCTAAACAGAGTGACTTAATTTCCACTAAGCTGAAATGACCTAAACCTTCCTTTTACATGTTTCTGATCTCTTTACTAATAATACTTTTAATtgttcttttctaaatgtttctagcttcaaattctttttggaagtatgaattataaataaatataagaacatGGTCCTTGGCTTTGGTTACAGAATTTTGAATataaagttctctctctctcttccccaccctcccccatctGTCTCTCTCAAACGCATGCATGTTTGGGCgcacacacaaagaaataattTCGTCTTTCTAATTTGTTAGGCTAATTTATACAGAAtttcaaaagcaagaaaaacataaattaactaatatgaaaaataaaaatctaacctTATTGAGGAATAACAGCACTACCTGGCTCAGTTAGTATCTGTACAAGAGGTTTCTCATCTAGGCTATGCAAAAGAATTAACACAGGCAACCATTTATTagcagcgtttttttttttttttttactactactAAACTACTACATTAGTAGCTACTACTACTAAACTAAAAGCTAAAGTAAACTACTAAACATGCAAGGCCAAGGAGACTTAAAGCAAACAATACAGCAAAGAGGTGATCTATGATATATTCATTTACgtagaatatattatataaaaggtATCATTTGTGGCTACTATGTAAAACACAAAAGCATGGAAAACAGGCATGTTTTTGGGCTTCTTGCCACTATGCTGACATTACATTTTATCGTAATCAATCAATAAACAGGTACTGGGCATGAACTTTGAGGATATGAAAAAATAAGTACCAGTTAAAATCAAGGCTTACAAGAATGTTTAAGAAACATCTATAAAACTAGGTGGGATCACAACCCTTCCCCCAACCTCCAAACTGCTTTCCTCCATTTGTGCATGTCAGCAGTGATCTATGAAGACTCTATGGGCTGGAGCAATGGAGACAAGCTCTTTATTGGGCTCCAGTGAATTGGGCAAGAGAAATGAGTAGAATTTTTATTGATACAGCAGCTACCTCAAATAATAAAAAACTCCTTAgatgaaatataaaattgaaatcataaagttatactttaaaaatgcCCATATATAGATGATATTTAGAAATCTTCCAAACTACtactatgacattttaaaaataactaggcATATATTTCTGGTATACTCTAAGAAAACCTAACTCGTAAAAATCCACAACTGGCAGCCAGCAGATATGAGATTAGAAACTGAGGGTCCATCCTCTAACTTCAAATGCTTTCTCTCCTAGTAATCACTCAGAAAaacttaccttttcattttttctcctgCTGATGATTCTGTCCAAACCATTGAAAGCACCAGATGCAACAAACAGGATGTTTGTTGTATCAACTTGTACCGTTTCTCCACGTAGCTTACGGGAATTCTTTTCTGGAACATTGACTACTGTGCCTTCTAGTAGTTTTAATAAGccctaaataaagaataaatgattTATGGCATCATCATATAAGCGTATTATTTATTATACTTTAGGTAATGGGattcaatggggaaaataatatgtGGTTATGGTCAATGAGCATAACTGAAGAAAACTCCATTTCTATAACTAACATGAAAATCTAATATACTATCATATTAattattcataaatttatttgGAATAGGTATAGGACTCCTGATGCATTCAGGAAACAGTCAACTCAAGAGGTTGTTTTTGATGGTAAAGACATAGTTCTGACATAAAGATAGAATTATGGCTCTCTAAGATGTTATCCAACCATGGTGGGAAcattcaaaatttgaaaatatttgaagatttgtctttcatgcaaattaaaattctatTCTACTCCTAGTGTTAAACTTTGAGAATACCTATATATTGAGATGCCTTTATAAAAAACATCATCCAGCACATTTTATAAGTGTGACTGTACCTGTCTATGTCTtggtcaaaaaaacaaaagcaagtttCCTTAccctgtaatttatgtcataattAGTTACCAGTAAAAGGTCAAGTTGCCCAATAGATTATTATGACTTTAAGTATGACTCTATAAGGCATaaaactctattttatcttctaattaAGTGAAAAGAATAAGATACATGTATATAGTTCATTTATGTCTAGTTACAACCAGAACTTTCTTCAAGAGTCCTCTAGAAATGTTTAACTGGGCCTTTGtgtaataaaaccaacaaaaattaaatttcaattatttctttaaagtatttttaatttcctaacaGAGGTAATTTGGTATTTAAAATCGCCAACAGCTTTCTCTTAGGACCTGAACTAAATGGTATATGGAGTTTGGAGtgggagaaataaacaaaacagaatctaATTGAATGTGAAACCAAACGTACAATATTTGGGAGGTTGATGTATTCCCTTCCTTTTAGTGGACTTGAACAAAATATTCAACTGCTTACTTGCTGAACGCCTTCTCCACCTACATCCCGTAACTGATGAATGCCTGGCACACTGCCAATCTTATCTACTTCATCCAGAAAGACAATTCCTATAATTTAAGGAGGATTCTatttataatatgaaaaagatataCACAAAATAACTCAGCTTTAAACGACTAGGTAGCTAGAGAGCAAGGTTATTTAATCTTTAACACTTAACATATACAATGGCTTAATACTATAAAAATACACTGCTAGCTTTCCCACTCATCATTTTGTGCAAACgttttataatttattctatAGAATATCACTTGGGTATGATAACCAATTCTCTATGACAATAGTTATCTACCCCACTAATGTTTTCAGGTTCTTTATTCTAAGAAGCTGAGATAGAGGTATAGTGTGAAAGCAGAAGGTGGATACAGGGCTGGTATTAGCAaaattttagcttatttttttcccatccatATTCTTGTCTTAAAGGAATTTGGACAGGAAGCTGTCAAGCTCTTCGTGTAAACAAGGACAGATGATAGATAGGGAAAAGAGAAATGCAGCATCTATGACATCCCCTAAGTCAATAGCCTAATTTGTTTCTATATACATCTTGCACTCTCCTGCACTTGTCCTCATCCCCTCCCTTACCCCACCCCAGCATTACGAGTATAGAGGAAAGTCAGAACAGGAAAAACAATGATAGTATTAAGGATCTAATGGAATAGTAATTTAGCCTGTTTTCACCCTAGTAGCCATATTATAACATTAAGGCAAAGCAAACTTTGTGGCCCTTGGTATGCTAGAAAATGTTTAACATAGCTACTTTTATATAATTATAGAATTTTACTCCTtgactcaaaataaaaattatattctcttGCTATTAGACTGCTTCCCCAACAGACTATATCTGGGGACAAACTACACTGAAACATACCTTGTTGTGCTTTTTCTACATTATAATTGGCATCTTGGAGCAGTTtggcaatcacagattcaataTCTTCACCTACATATCCAGCCTGAGTCAAAGTCGTACAGTCACAGATAGCAAAAGGGACATCAAGGCATTTAGCTAGGGTTTGTGCCAGAAGAGTTTTACCTACAAATAGAAACAGTAActaaaaatttactaaaaatatgTTGTCATACAATTTCTctacaaaaatgcaaaacaaattaaatgtgaagaatgtataataagaaaaattagTGTTACATCTTTTCTCTACTATTACTCAGATATAATGGTACCCTATTTTCATTATTCCTGTTAAGATATTAGGGACTGGCCTAAAGGGCAATACCAACACCTCAAATTCAGTTCTAAGCCCTTTATAACTACCATAAGATTGGCCTTAGATGTTCCTCTTAAGAGTGAGAATCCCCCAGTCATAAGACACAGGTTACAGAAtcatttatattctatttttttttaaatgagtagtAATTTTTCAGTAAGTTATTTACCTGACCCAGTTGGTCCAAGCAGCAAAATATTACTCTTTTCAAGTTTTATGTCATCATGGGAAGAATCCAATACTTCACCTCCTCGTTTTTCCTGAGGTATTTGTTGGTTTACTTGTTGCTGCATTGATGCTCCTAAAGCATTACCATGTGGACTAATTCCAGCAATCTGAAGCAACTCTGAAAAAATGCCAAAGGAATTATTAGAGCTTCATTTGATTTTACCTGAAAAAATGCCCAATAAAACCCTACATCTAAAACCAATCACctatttagaaaaaatttaaatattctgaCATTTTGCCTTACCTATAAAGGAAGAAAGCCTCAAATTATCTAATGACAAATGTACAATACACAATGATTATTCAGGGAACCTTAAGCAAAGGAAATGGATTATTTTTACCTTCCTTATTTACATAAACTTGTATGAAGAATATACTTTTACTGAAAAGAAGGCAGTGTAATAGGAGAACAGTGCTAGGAGTCAGAAAGCTTTAGCTTTGGTCCTTTATTTGCCTCTAAATAGCTATATGATCTTGAGCAAGTCATATGTACACTTTGTGTTTCTATGCCTGTGTTTAAGAACAaaacacaagggcttccctggtggcgcagtggttaaggatccgcctgccagtgcaggggacatgggttcgagccctggtctgggaagatcccacatgccatggagcccatgagccacaactactgagcttgtgttccagagcctgcgagccacaactactgagcccacatgccacaactactgaagcctgcgtgcctagagcccatgctccgcaacaagagaagtcatcaCAATGAGGaggccacgcaccacaacaaagagtagctcccgcttgcctcaactatagaaagcccacgtgcagcaacaaagacccaacacagccaattaaaaaaaaaaaaaaaaaaacacaattgatTTGGAGGCACTTTGAAAGATAAAggtatattattttttcagtacAAATGAAAATAAGCAGGGctgtagagaaagggaaaaacattgaACTGAGAAATAGGAAACTTGGGTTCTAGTCTCGGTTCTATTGTAGGAGCATGGCAAGTCACTTAGCTTTACTGGGCCTGCTTCCTTAGTGAAAATACTGAGACATATGACCTTTAAACAGTCTCttccacatttaaaaatgatcCTGTGAGTCTACCAGAGAAACCAACTATGGTAAGATTCATTATCTTTGGCCCTATCTGAATTCCTGATTTTACAGGCTCTCAACTGGATCACTGCAGTTCCTTTATTAGAGACATAATCTTAACTATATGGGAATCATATTGTTGGCAAACTAACAGTTTATCAGCTggatcccttaaaaaaaaatcttattctcACTCTCTCTTGGCTGAAGGAAAGAATCCCAATACTCTTTTCAATTAGCCAGATTTTTAACTATCCATATTGCTCCTGGCTCTCAGCATTCAAGGTATCTGTGCTCATATCATACTTGTTTATATcttctggatttatttttaggttgtttctaagaATATCAGTATTTTCcaatgctttattattattttgtgtgtgtgtgtgtggtacgcgggcccctcactgctgtggcctctcccattgcggagcacaggctccggacgcgcaggctcagcggccatggcacacgggcctagccgctccgcggcatgtgggatcctcccggaccggggcacgaacccgtgtcccctgcatcggcaggcggactctcaaccactgcgccaccagggaagccccactacatacatttttaaaaaatcactacatatatattttatcaaaatacTCACTATagacttttctttaataattcatAGTAGCTTCATCAGCCACCTGCccaaatttatgaatatatattgacagcatattttattacatttaataaatCTCATGCCAGAGTTGGTAAACTAGTTATGTTCTCATAGCTCATCCTGAATATACAGTACACTTCAAATAGTAGATGTATAACACTGTTTGGTTCAAAGGCAAATGTAAAATTATCAAACTTTTAAGCGAAAAATGTTCATACTGGCTTAtctattgttttttgtcttttgtgacaacatgaatctTCTTATAACTTTGGAACCTTCTCCCTCTGTATGGCAGCTATATCCACCTCCAAAGAATGGGTTCAAGACATCAGAATGGCCACTACCTTTGGTTTATCAGGTCCTTCCACACCCTCCATCAGACCATCTGATGCTTATAGGGGCAGTCTAGGGCTCGCAACAGTGAGTTGGTGCTTATGTATAATTAGCGAGTCTACACTAAGTTTCATAAACACCAAAAAATAAACAGTGTGGTTTCTGGCAAAGAGTAGCTGGAAGATAATCTGCCTCCCCTAAAATTTGTCACTTACAGGCAGACCAACTCTAATtgtatggtttttttaaaaaaggacataaTATTCAagctacagatttttaaaaatacaacttctGTTAATATGCAGATCTAGAGAAAAACTGCATATagtactttttatttctctacatTATGCTTTAAGAAATATCacaacagaaaagataaaatcaaataTCTAAAATAACCCAACATCTACAAACTACACAAATTAGCTATGAAACTGTTCCAAAGTTATATATACCACGTATAACAAACAGGCTTAGATAATATACAGTATCTTTCTTAGTAATACACAAGCAAATACATGTCTACCATTACTACTGCTGACAAACTTCACTGAGGTAAATCTCAAAAGGAAGAATGATTACAGAGGAGGACCTGAAGAGAGGTCACTTACTTGTAAATCTGTACTCATCCTCCCGTCTTCTTATTTCTAACTCTAAGAAAGAGGATGAAAATGGCAatgtgaaaatattatatatttgtttaatttaggGGAACAAACAAGGAGTATTCCACTTCTTGCCCTCttccaaatatatttaaagaatatgtTCTTTAACgtcctttcagcttttcacattATCAAAGAATTTATATGCTACCTactttctacattaaaaaaaaccccaaagatgcTTAATGATGGCTGTCCAGTTGCTAATATTCACATTTGTCAAATACAAAGCTGCTATCTATTTTAAGAAAAGAGTAGTAgtaatttaggtctttaataagAGTTTAAATCCCTCATACTATAAATACCATGTAACCATTTGCTTTTCCAGCACCTAGAAGAGCTTAACTATTAACTTGTTGACTGAAGGAATCAGAAAAAATCATTTTGCTCCATGACTAAACAACGCGATTTGGACCTTATAAAAATGAATGTTCCAAGTCTTTCAATAGTTACTATGATTTATACTTTCTAAAAAAGTAACTGATCCTACTACATGACTATTTTGCAGTAAGCTCAACCAGTGAACAACTGTCTTCATTAAGCCAATCAGTCATATATTTAGTAGCTACTAAAAGTAATTTAATACTGAAAGTATTTAGCAGAACtccctaaaattataaaatgataactaaaagaatgtaaaatgatacactGTAGGACAAATCAGAAATTACAGCtccctggccaaaaaaaaaccacacacacacaaaagacctTAAAATATTTACACTGTACTCTATtcatagttttttaaataaaatcattctaTTAATATCACACACAATATTGTCCACAGTAAGTTGACATTACACAGTATATTGGTACGTTAGAATCTACCATTAATAGGAATTATACTTTGAATCACTTACAAATTTGCCCTGAACCCTGCACTCTGTAGCTGGGGACTAAAAGGAAAGAGTGCTGAAAATGTTCTGTAAGCTTTATCATCTCCATATATCTCTGACTTAGGCAAATGAAATTCTGTATCCTGAACCCAAAAGAGAAGAACTCAAGAGTCACACAGAGAGCACTGCAATGATCCAGTCATGGGGAAATAGTTGTGGTCAAGTCTACAATTCAAAAATGATGTCTCAATCTGTATACCAGAACCCATGTACATATAActgaaaacaaaagttttaagaaACAACACTTAAGTTGTTAACATACTCTGGTATTTTCTACTCACACttattaactcttttttaaatgctgttgGCAATGTACTGAAATGATTTCATGAACCACTAATGGGAAGTgatctgtattttgaaaaatgcTGTAGTGTACTAAAAGTATTTTAAGACAAAAGCAAAGAGTTCCAAATAAGGATTACCTCTACTGCACAGTAATCTCTATTTTGGTCAATTATCAAAACACTAACCTCTAGGAGTTAATGATGTCTGCTTCTCAACTTCTGCTTGCTGTCTCACATTAGCTGggatattattatatattctctTATAATGATTGTATACAGCAACTGAAAGCACCTTCTTAGCAAATGACTGGCCAACAACATACTTGTCGAGGTAGTTATAAATCTGAAAAATGATTAGATACGAACAACTTACTATGAGCTATCACAaaatatgcacattaaagttacATACtgagcacacttttttttttttttttttggctgtagcGTGCAGCACGTGGaacttcccctaccagggattgaacctgtgccccctgcagtggaagcatggagtcttaaccactggacgaaCGGGGAAGTTCTATACTGAGCACATTTACTTACAGTTTTAAATTTGAACAAAGATTCTCATCCAAAACAAAATGccacgacttccctggtggcgcaatagttaagaatctgcctaccaatgcaggggacatgggttcaatgcctggtccaggaagattccacatgccgcggagcaactaagcccgtgcaccacaactactgaagcccgcacgccctagagcctgcgttccgcaactactgagcccgcgcactgcaactactgaagcccgtacacctagagctcatgctccgcaacaagagaagccaccataaatgagaagcccctgcaccgcagtgaagagtagcctccgctcaccagagctagagaaagcccaccacacgcagcaatgaagacccaacacagccataaataaataaacaaacgaaTGAATGTTTGCTCCCTttaggtttaaaaacaaaacaaaacaaattgcaAGGGGCATGACACATTATGTAGCAATGATTCAGAGGCCCCAAacttaaaaggaacaaaacacaATTCTTTTGTTCTCTAGCTTAACAAAGTATCCCTGTACTCTTCTAGTGCTATGCCAGTTTCTATTCTATAAACAATGTCACTGATCCTAATTTTTGAAAGTTAATATTAAAGTCAATTAGAATACTTACACTTGCCACCATGGGTCTAAAGCTATCATCATTAatgtaaatcatttttaaaaatcctttttacaCCTCTctcaataatataaataatattcttcACAAAGACAACATATTATAAAACTAACCTTTTCAAAATAGGCATTATATAATCAAAGACCATTATACCACCAGTATCAATGTGTTTTAATGCTCATAAACATTTAGCTGCTTCTTAGATATTAACTTTAAAGCTATGCTTTTATCTAAATGGCAATCTAAAAGCCTTATTCTTGGTAGAAACTAAAGCTCTAGATGAAACTTGGATACTGCCAAGAGCTTAGCACCTGGGAtaaattatttcagcttttagaaacagaaattaactGTTAATATTCACTAACTCctgaaaatagttattttctagAACTTTATTCTCTAGAACTTTGACTCAGATGTTTGAAGTCTACACAAATTAGAGGGGAACATAAAGCTTAACAGCTATATTTTccattacttcatttatttttacatgacAAATTCTATAGTCGTTGACCATATGtattttattacagtttttaaaaatcatcattccTCACAAATTATACCCATGATTTATTAAACCTGCCATAGCACACTTGCAGAGACAAATGCACTGGTACCTAAACAGTAGAAGAAAGCTAAACCGAAGCAGAGGGTGAGACAAATGATGTAAGTGTGCAAACATCTGAGATATGGCCAGAACAGAGGGCACACAGCCCAGAGCAGGGCTCCTCCTTCTCAGAAAGTGTACGCCAAGTACCCAATGAAGCTGGTGGTACACTCTGCTGTGTTTCACATGGCCAAATCACAATCCATCTGAGACTCCTAGGAAGAGCCCACACCACAAAAGTCACAGTGCTATACAGGAGAGCCCTGGCACATTGGTCAGGAAAAAATTACTTGCTTCCACTGTTAGCCCGAGGCTGTTTTACCATAAAGTAGATTAACTTAAGGGGGAAAAATTGCAGGCTGGTGTTATTTAGGGGcccaaactaacaaaaataaatccCCAGCTGCTCTATTTTAAGGATATCATTTTAGATTAACTCAGCATTAACACTATTTTAATAatcatcaactatatttcattgCTACGAATACAGTAATCATGACATGGGAAAACAGCAATGGATTCCATACCTGAATTTCAAGTATCAAATATCAGTAACAATTTAGCCAGGTATAGTCCATATTAAGAACTTATAACACATGTTTAGATACTAGTATTAAGATTCAATATAaactggagggaggggagcaaTGAAATGTTTTCAAGATAAAGTGCTTATAAGACTGAACTAAGACCTATAcctttttggggggaggaggtgGTTTCTGTTGGAATGCCAATTTTACAGCTTCTGCTGCTGATTCAGGTTCTTTAATTATGCTTTTCTTTGAGTCTGCTTCTGATAGCACAACAAAAAAATGATGACATTTTTCACACTTCACAAAGCGGGTGGATGCTgtaaaaggacagagaaaagtAATTCAAATAGTGTTTAACCTTAAAGACTCATTGAAATTGAAACCTACATACTTGACAAAAATGCTTGTAGTTCACTCCACTAGCCACAACAAACAGCCTAGTTTATACCTAAAATAGATGATAAAGATGAGTTCAGTAAACTACACTTTGTTCACTTTAACTAGGTTCTTTCATTTTGTGATAGACTGCATCTAGAGAAAAGATCAGTTGAAATGATTTCGACTTCTCCATTcgctaaagttttttttttttggccgcaccacactgcttgcaggatcttagttccccaaccaaggattgaatccgggccctcGGCAGTCAAAGCGGggagtcagggacttccctggtggtgtagtggttaagaatccacctgccaatgtaggaaacacatgttcgatccctggtctgggaagattccacatgccgcggagcaattaagcctgtgtgccacaactactgagcctgcactctaaagcccgcaagccacaactactgagcccacacaccacaactactgaaggccgcgcacctacagcccatgctccgcaacaagagaagccacagcgatgagaagcctgcagaccgcaacgaagagtagcccccgctcgcatgGTAGAGAATCCCATACAGACTATTAACAGATACAGAGCAAAAGGTACACAGGAATTAGTTACATGTTGGTAGGTCTAGGTATACATTTTTATGTTACCTTTGTGTAACCTAACTAGACaggtaaaaagaatttttaaaaccatgGGAATCTCTGTCCTTTGGGAATATTATAACTACCTATCCATACATTACAAGAAAAACTGCACTGGCAAGCACACCTCAATCTTCACAAaataatctaaatttttaaaaaatagacaattgcgcatttaaaaaataaatttaactattAATTCAGCCAATTTAATTCTTACGTGTCTGTTCTTAAACACAAGGCCAAACAAAAATACATTCTGGATAAATTCTAGCCCCAAATTTTAAACTAGATTAGGGGTCATTTGTGTATTCCATTTATCAATCACCTAGTAAGTGCTTccctaaaaaaaaagatcaagctATACCAAGTACCTTT
Above is a genomic segment from Pseudorca crassidens isolate mPseCra1 chromosome 1, mPseCra1.hap1, whole genome shotgun sequence containing:
- the CLPX gene encoding ATP-dependent Clp protease ATP-binding subunit clpX-like, mitochondrial isoform X1, which codes for MSGCGACTCGATAARLISSSFASAPRGISCGRIHIPVLGRLGTFETQLLRRAPFRAFTETPAYFASKDGMSKDGSGDGNKKSASEGSSKKSGSGNSGKGGNQLRCPKCGDLCTHVETFVSSTRFVKCEKCHHFFVVLSEADSKKSIIKEPESAAEAVKLAFQQKPPPPPKKIYNYLDKYVVGQSFAKKVLSVAVYNHYKRIYNNIPANVRQQAEVEKQTSLTPRELEIRRREDEYRFTKLLQIAGISPHGNALGASMQQQVNQQIPQEKRGGEVLDSSHDDIKLEKSNILLLGPTGSGKTLLAQTLAKCLDVPFAICDCTTLTQAGYVGEDIESVIAKLLQDANYNVEKAQQGIVFLDEVDKIGSVPGIHQLRDVGGEGVQQGLLKLLEGTVVNVPEKNSRKLRGETVQVDTTNILFVASGAFNGLDRIISRRKNEKYLGFGTPSNLGKGRRAAAAADLANRSGESNTHQDIEEKDRLLRHVEARDLIEFGMIPEFVGRLPVVVPLHSLDEKTLVQILTEPRNAVIPQYQALFSMDKCELNVTEDALKAIARLALERKTGARGLRSIMEKLLLEPMFEVPNSDIVCVEVDKEVVEGKKEPGYIRAPTKESSEEEYDSGVEEEGWPRQADAANS